Below is a genomic region from Lusitaniella coriacea LEGE 07157.
ATTAAGATTAAGCCGAGTAAGGAAATTGAACTTTAAGTAAAACCCAATTTCCTTTAAGTATTTTCAGTTGAAAAAATAGTCACTTATCATCAAGCACGGAAATAAATCATGAAGAAGAGCATGAGTATTGGTGTTATTCCGTTTACAGCACTTATTGCAGTTTTGGGATTTTTTAATTGTGAAGCACTTGCTGCAAGTCTCACAACGCTGCAATTTGAAAGTGCGCCGCGAAGCTGGGTGGGCAGGGGACAAAGTCGTTCAGTAACGCCGGAAGATAATTTTTCGTTTTCAGCCTCTCGCAATTTCGATAATGGTGTCTCTTTTCGGATTAACAATTTAGTTTCCAACCCGCCCCGTGATTCTAAGTATTGGACTCTCAATTTGGCTGCACCCTTTGAGGCTTTACTCACGCCCGGTTTATATTCTGATACGGCGCGGTTTCCGTTTCAATCGGCGGGTCAACCGGGTTTAACTTTTTCAGGCAATCATCGCGGTAATAATCGCAATGGGGGATTCTTTGAAGTTCTAGAAGCAACGTACTTAGCAGATGGAACGGTTGCCAGTTTTGCTGTCGATTTCACGCAATACGGGGAGCAACAGCAGGAGCGGTGGATTAATGGAAAGTTGCGCTTTAATTCCAATATTGCCCTGGATGGTTCAATCATCGATGCGGATGAGCCGGGGGACGAACCGAAGAGCGTACCTGAGTCCTCAGCAACGCTTGGTATGGGTTTAGCCTTGGGGTTTAGCGCTCTTGTTTTGGTTGGGAAGAAAAAATAAGGCGCGCGTGCTGCCAGAAGCAGCACGCTGACGCGATCGCGCGCTACAATTTATTTCTCAATCGGTACATTGGGCAAACGACTCCACTCATTCCACGAACCATCATAATTGCGAACTTTGGGATAGCCGAGCAGATATTTCAAGACAAACCAGATATATCCAGCTCTTGCGCCAATGGCACAGTAAGGAAGCACTTCTTTATCAGGCGTAATCCCTTGACGATGGTAGAGTTCTTGCAATTCGTCAAAGGATTTGAAGGTGCCATCGGAATTCAGTGTGAGCAGATGTTCGAGATGTATTGAGCCTGGAATATGTCCCGCGCGTTCTTCTCCTTCCGGTGGCTTCATCAGAAACTGTTCGCCTCGGTATTCTTGAATCGTGCGTACATCCAGCAAGATTTGTTCGGGATGACCGATTGCTTTTTGAACCTCCTCATGGGAAACTCGCAAATTCGCATTGGGGGATTTTGCTTTGTATTGAGTTGGAGCGAAG
It encodes:
- a CDS encoding sulfurtransferase, with translation MTDYAHPEVLIDTQWLAEHLNDSNLRIVEVDMSPKPYENARIPGAVFWNTLTDLLQPNLRMNLDVTAIEQLLSRSGITHETTVIAYGSYPGTGGFIFWLLQLFGHRNVRVLNGGHQKWMSENRPVIAELSTFAPTQYKAKSPNANLRVSHEEVQKAIGHPEQILLDVRTIQEYRGEQFLMKPPEGEERAGHIPGSIHLEHLLTLNSDGTFKSFDELQELYHRQGITPDKEVLPYCAIGARAGYIWFVLKYLLGYPKVRNYDGSWNEWSRLPNVPIEK